A segment of the Hemitrygon akajei chromosome 10, sHemAka1.3, whole genome shotgun sequence genome:
taaagtatgtctgtctgtccaaGTTGCATTGCTGGAATGAGAGTTTGGGTCTTCAGAACTACCCTTTGACAAACTATTTTGGCAGAGCGGCATGTGTTCTGTAATCCAGTGAGCTGTTTGGTCTGTTATTACACTATTTTGCACAGAAGAATAGGAAAATGGCATGCAAAGGTTATAGCCAACAGAGCCCAAGTTTTACTTTTTAACACGTGGTTGAGTTCTCTGAGTTTCATTGAAATGCTGCTGTTGGCCACAATTGCAATTTATTTCAactggtaattttttttaaatcttggtTCATTTGTTATAAGTAATTTAATAAATAATTGTCATCACTGATTTTTGAATATATATCTGCAGTGCTGCCTAATCAATAAAAGACCCACAGCACCCAATAGTTTAAAAATAGTCTAAGCAGGACAGTCTTTTCTGCTTGTGTCATCCAGAATGTAAATATTGATCTTTTAACTTCTCACATTTGGTCTCCAGAACCAGTGAACTTGTGGTATTTTGCTTCTTACAGGTTAAGCACACACCTTGAGAGCTGTTTAGAAGGCTTTGTCTCACGAACAGACCTATACTCAGAGTACCTTTCTGTATGCAGCAAATTGGCTCGGGGTGGAATTCTGACATCAGCAGGATTTAACAAATGCCTCAGGTAAGTTTTTTTCAAAAAGAGAGTAAATTTGTTTATCGAATAGTTTGCTTGGCCAAGGTATTTTTTCAAAAATCAATTTGATAAAACATTGCAACATTATTTTAAGAACATCCGCTTTAAATGTTGATTTTGATGCTTATACTTGCATTCCAATAATACCTTCAAGAAAGGCTTGATCCTTGTATTGAAATGCCATGAACGTGTTGGAAGCTTTCTATAACAATTCCAAGATAAATTCCTGAAGAACAAATGTGCAAGTTTCTTTTTTAGTATTTGATTTGCTTTAACAGGAATATTTGCTCATCACTGAGTTTACTTTAAAATTCCTGTCTACCCTTGctcatttttttttgtcttcataTCTGTGTGTGGGGGCCGGGGGAAAGGAAGTGATCCCAAAATATTCACTTGCCATGCTATAATATCTGCATTGTTCAGTCTGAATAGATTTGGTTAAAAACTAATTTGGGCACTTAATGAGACTAAACATGTTTTTGTTTGCAAGGTCCCTGTTTCCAACACACACAATAAAACGAATAGAAGAAAATAATGGGCAAGCGCAAATACACATAGTGGGGATCCAGAGAAGGGCTACACCGCTTCCCATGCAGCCACAGTACCAGCAAATACAAGCTGTTCACTCGATCACACCAGAGCTGACACAAAGCCCACATCCTTCAGGTAAGAAGTTACTTATTCATTTGTGCAGTTAACAAAGAGCTTGATAAAAGTTGATAACTGTTAGATGTTTTTCAAACAATCATAGAGTTCTGCTTCATTCACAGTGTTAACAGTAACATGTCTGTGTGTTAATATTATTTAAGACACgagggtaaagatgaaatatgaaggtaagcttagtcaataatatcaagtaggataccaaaagtgtttttttcagatatatgagtTAAAGATGAGAAGTGATATTGAACTGCAGGAAAATGacgctgaagaggtagtaatggaggacaaggaaatgaacaaattaaataagtactttgcatccggcttcactgtggaagacactagcagtgtgccagaagttcaagtgtcagggagcagaagtgagtgcaattgctattatTCGGGAGAAGTTGAAAGGTCTTAAGCTAGTTAAGTCACCTCAACTCGGATATGGACTGCACCTCAGGATAGGGTTGGAACAGTAgcaggacttggatagattgggagaatggacaaagaagtggcagatggaatgctgtggcaggaagtgtatggtaatatgctttggcagaaggaacaaaagcatagaaaattcaaaaatctgatgtgcagtgggacttgggaatccttatgcaggatttcctaaagattaacttgcaagttgagttagcggtgaggaaagcaaatttgatgacagcattcatttcaagaggcctagaatGTTAAAGCAATAGTAAATGTAATGTTACGGCACAGGTGAggtttcacttggagtattgtgagcagttttggaaccAATTTCTAAGAaggggtgtgctgacattggatagggttcagaggaggtttatgaaaatgattctggtaaTGAAAGGGGTATGAAGAGCTccgggcctatactcactggaatttcaaagaatgaggagagatcttattgaagcctatgcaatgttgaaaggcctagatagagtggatgtggagaggatgtttcctatggtgggagagtcaaggaccataggggacagcctcagaataagaaaagacataggagcagaattagggctttggccatcgagtctcctccagcattcaatcatggttgattccTTTCTCCCACTCATCAGTCCCACtccttggccttctccccataacctttgatactgtgGCCAACCAAGGAccaatcaatctccaccttaaatacacccaatgacctggcctccacagctccatgtgataagaaattccacaaattcaccaccctctggctaaagaactttatttacatctctgttttaaatggatgcccttctgtcctgagactgtgccctcttgtcttagattcCGCCagcatgggaaatatcctttccacatttacactgtctcggcttttcaacattcaaaaggtttcaatgagatttccccttcatccttctaaattccagtgaatgctGGCCTGGAgcgatcaaacattcctcatctgccctttcattccttgaatcatccgctgaaccctctccagtgccaacaCATCTCATCTTAGTTGAGGAGCCtaaaacagttcacaatactcaaggtgaggcctcagcagtgccttataaaaccttagcatcacatccctactcttgtattctagacctattgaaatgaatgcaaacattgcatttgccttcctcgacaccgactcaacttgcaagttaacctttagggcattctgcacaaggactccccaagtcccttttcatctctgacttggattttctccctgtttagacaatagtcttcacatttatttctactaccaaagtgcatcaccatgcattttccaacattgtatttcatttgccactctcttgccaattctcctaatttgtctaagtccttctgtagccttcctgtttcctcaacactaccttgcCCCTGCGCTAACTTTTGTATctcctgcaaacttggcaacaaagccatctattacatcatctaaatcatttatatacagcataaggagaagcggtcccaacaccaacccctgtggaacaccactggtcagtgGTAGccaccagaaaaggatcccttcattcccaccggctgcctcctatcaatcagccatgctagtaactttcctgtaataccatgggctcttaccttggtaagcagcctcatgtgtagcaccttgtcaaagggccttctgaaaatgcaaatatacaatatccactgcatcccctttatctggcCTACCTGTAatattctcaaagaattccaacaggttcatcaggcaagattttcctttaatgaaaccatgcagactttgtcctatcttgttctgtgtcaccaagtactccataacctcatccttaacaattgactccaccatcttcccaaccactaactagtctataattttcttcctgatgcctccctccttttcttaaagagtggagtgacatttgtaattttccagtcctcaagaaccgtgatgcaaaatactcatttagttcatctgtcatctccttgtccccgttattatttctctgttttCATTTTCTAGAGGttccatatccactctcatcctgcttttattttttttatatacttgagggagttttttctatccacctttatatttgctagcttgctttcatatttcatcttttccctcctaacggttcatttagttgctttctgtaggtttataaaagcttcccaatcctcctgctAAATTTTGCTTTGttctatgccctcttgtttgtttttacattagctttgatttcccttgtcagctatggttcTACTATTTTGCCtattgagtatttctttgtttttggaatacatctatcctgcacaccTTCATTTTTCACAGGAACtttcaccattgctgctctgctgccagcatctccttctaatttactttggccaactcctctctcataccactgtaatttcctttactccactgaaatactgctacatcagacttcactttctccccatcaaatttcaagttgaacttaatcatattgtgattactgtctcctaagggttcctttacctgaacctccctaattgcctctggttcatttCATAACAccagtccagtatagctgatctcaatgacaaactgctctaaaaagtcatctcgtaggcattcaacagattcactctcttgagatccattaccaacttgatttttcccaatctatctgcatgttaaaatctcccatgactatcataacattgctcttttgacatgcatttgatatttcccattgtaatctgtaggccACATCcctgctactgtttggaggcctgtatttcAGTTCAGTGAAGATATCAGAATACTTCCACTGTCTGATGTCAACATTACACAATagcttattaattcttttatttctacaaattccttcaaCATCTATGCATCAGTAACAATGAGCCATTATTTGAAAATCCTCCCTATGCCTCTTCACCTGTTGTTAAAAAAACTCATCAAAACCTATGTCTTTTTACTCGCTCTATTGGCCTTCTTCCTTAATGTTTTAATTGGTCGAGAGTTAAATTTTGTTTATAAAGTATCTATGTTATGCACTGAGGCAGTTAAATATGTACAGATGTGATGTGAATTATACATTGTTTATGCATGTTAACAAAACACTTATTTTATGGCCATAGCAGTTTTTGGGTACTTTAGCTGATTGGGTTATTATTGACTAatttgttatctcttcaaaaGATAGAACTTCAGTTGTATCACAATGCAAGTTATCCCTCTTACTGCTGATATTCATATCACAGCTAATCATCATGGAGTGggagatttagatttatttatcacatgtacttcaagatttgtttatcacatgtacttcAAAACACACAGTAATTCGTGTTAACAACCAACTCGCTCAAACATATGCTGGTTAGCAGCCTGCAAGTACTGCCACACATTTTAATACCTACATGGCATGTTTGCAATATTCgtcagaacacaacaaaacagaacataccAAGTAACAAGACGAAAACAAGCCTATTCCTCCCTCCCTCATGCCCGCGTGCATTCACAATCCTCTAACCCTTGCACGAGCCATCTTTGGCCTCCATCCTCCAGTGGACTCGTGGATTCGCATGTTAGCCATGATGATCAGCTGATAAATAACaggagagaaaattaaaataaaagcatgAAAGGAGCAATGGTTCATGCAGCTACATTTCAGGCAAAGAACTTTTGTCTGTACccttgtttctctttctgcagatgttACCTGAGCTCTGACTGCTTAGaaaatttttgttttatttcagtttccagtGTCTATACAAAATCTTTTGATTTTCACACAAAGGATAATTTTGTATTCAGTGAACGAGATGTTCGGTCTGATCTGAAGAATATGGATAAAGCTGTATTTCTGAATAAACTCGACAACTGAATTATAAGAGTTTGTTAAACTGTTGTAGGAAACCCAGTGGTATGCATTTGAACTAATTTTATCCCATTACCTTTTCAGCAGAGACGGTGGTAAGCCACTTCCAACGGAACCCTGTAGCTAACCTTTCTACTGCGCATCCAGGATCTCAAATGATCTACACATTTCAACAAAGTGTCCCAGCTCCAAACATTACAAGCAAAATACAAGACCAAACTGGCCTGGCACAACCGCACCAAAATGCTGCTGTGACTGTTGTACAAAGCAGAACTCCAGTTACAAGTGAAGCAGCAAGATGTTCACTTGTGCAGTCTTCAACTGTCAATACTCAAACCCCAGCTTCCGTACCATATTCATTGATGGGAAGCAACATTCCCCAAGGAACATTGATCCAAAACCATGCCACGACAACATTAACAACGACACAGCCTGTGACAACTTCTCAGCAATTGCTTCAGCATCCACACTTACTTCAGCAGCAGCTTCCTGGTCACCAGCTCTCTATACCAATTGTATCTTCTAATCAGGTGAATACTTCTGCCACAACAACTGTTACTGTGATACAGCAGGCTGTTTCTCACAGCCATTCAGCAAATATATCAGCCAACACAGTTATTGTTTCACAAGGACAGTTGTTACCGGGTACAGTAACCCATCCTGTACAGACGTCCTGTCACCAGCCAAAAACACACAACCAGCAAGACAATGTTCTGTTGGCATCTCAACACTATTCAACCACCCCTAGTCCTGCTGTTGTCTCTGGTGCTGCAGTACAAAATTTTCAAGTGTCAACAGGTCAAGTGGTTGCAATTACTGGTGTTCAAAGCTCTCCAGTCCCTAGGATGAGTTTCCAGACGATAGCACCAAAGCCAACTGGAGTGGTTCCACAGCACGTTCAGTCTACTCTGATGCAACAGCAACCCCAGCAAAGTGTACATATGATTGTTAGTCAGCCAGCTTCCCAGGGACAGAATTTTGCTCCTGCAATTCATCAGATATTGTTGACAAACCCAGCCTCTGTTCAAGCTGGCCAAGCTATTCAGTTGGCTGGGAATGCAAGTGTGACCCCTTCATCTTCGCCATCTCCCCTACCTGCCAACAGCAATCAGGTACAAATGGGGTTGGTTACTCAGCCTTCAACGCCTCAGATGCAGGGGCCTCAAACTGTGAGCAAAATGCTCTCTGTGAAACGGCAGCAGCAACAGCTGCAGCAACAACAACATCCCCAAAAGCAATTCCAGGTGCAGCTTCAGTCTCAGCAAACAGGGGCAGCTTCTAATCAGCCACCCTCTGGCGAGTCTAGTTTAATAAAACAGTTACTTCTCCCAAAAAGGGGTCCCCCTACTCCAGGAGGTAAACTTATATTACCTGCTCCTCAAATGCCTCCGCCTTCTCCTGCTAGAGCTCCTGGACCGCAGGTAGTCTACCAAATGACTCACGGTCAGGCAACGAATATTGGAGTTCAAGCCCCAGCTCAGCAATTAGTAGTtggacaacaaaatgtgcagcTCGTTCAAAGCCCCATCCACTCACAAGGGGCAATGCAAACAGTGGCAATTCCTCATATGCAGATCTTACCGGGTCAGTTGATCTCTGCTAGTAACACTGCTACTCTTCTCCAAGGGTCAACAGGTAACCAAGTGACCATAACGGTTGTGCCAAATACCACCTTTGCTACTCCTGCTGGAAGTCACTGCAGTGGAACGCAGATCATAGCCCCTGCAGGGATTTCCATTGGTGGGTCGCAAGCAGGTGTTGGCCTCCAAGTGCAAACGCCTTCACCTAGTGTGGCGCCATTGAGTGGACAGGGGAAAAGTTCGGAATCTGAAACCGTGTTTGCAGGTGATAAAATTATTTGTCAAAAGGAGGAAGAAGCAAAAGATACTACAGACTTGCATCTGCATGAACGTAAAATAGAAATCATGGAGAACCCCTCTTGTGCAGAGGGGGCTGCTGGTACAACCAATGGTGGCTTAAAGGAAAGTGATATGCAAGGGGCTAAACTTGTAAATGGAAAAGAACATGTTAGTTCACGTCTACCTCCATCTAACTCAGGGATTGCTCAGTCTCAGCCCATGCAGTGTACGCTGGCTTCAAATGGACCTTTGACAGGAGTAAGTCAAAATGTAACAAATGGGAAGCTGAATATAGATTGTGCAGAGGTGCAGGAAATTAAAAAAGATCCTTTGAAGCTCCCCATGGTAAATGGGATCTGTGACTTTGAAAAAGGGGATGGTTCACACTTAAGCAAAAACATTCCAAATCATAGAGCTTCCAAACACATGGAAAATGGTGATATTATTGCACAGGAGCAATTGGACAGTAATCAGCAAAATTCTGCCAAAAGTGTTCAATCAACCAAAATGCATAATGGACCTGTTTCTGTAGGAAATTCTAGTGCTAGCTGTACAGTGGTTTCAAACTCTGTCGACCAGCGGATCAGTGGTGCAAACTCAGGATTATCCAATGGACTTATGACAGCTGCCATGAATTCAGTGGTGCCTCAGCTTCCGCAATGTCCAAGTTCAGCCGTGTCTTCAGTGTCTAACTCAACAGCTTCACTCCAAACTGGGCCTGTAGCTATACATTCAGTACAGCTTTATCAGACTCCAACAACTAATGGTTCATCTGAATGCCACCCTTTAAAAAGGCCAGCTGATTGCAAAGATAATTTATCAGGAATTCCAAATAAAGTAGGAGTAAGGATTGTTACCATCAGTGACCCTAACAATGCTGGCTGTAGTTCAACCATGGTGGCTGTACCAGTAGGAGCTGATTCCAATAGTATAGCAAAAGTAGCAATGGACAGTGTAACACAACAAAATCAGCATCCACCTGTTCTTGCACAGGGGATAGTTAATCAGGTAAGAAAGATGTCAAATTATTGCTGTGAATGGGTACTTCCTTAAATCATAATTACAAAATTGTGCATTTAAATCAGTTGAAGATTGTTTGATTCCTATTTGGTGTAAACTGGTGTTTTGTCTCAGAATCAGACTTTGTGATCTTTGTAATTTTACTACTGCGTTTACagcacattttatttatttactgaagaAATGTAAAATTACAGGATATATAAGGTGTTGAAAAGAGTTATGGGGGTTTGACCTAAGTTTTGTAGGTATAAAGATAACTGATAATTGTCAAATTTTACACTGAATAACATACAAGTAAAAGCAAGTACACCATGCTTGGGAAATAACATCACTGAGATTTTTTTGGTCCACATTCTTAAGAATTTAATTATATCCACAAAATTGACCTAATGGTGCATAATCTATTTTTTGTCATTTATATTAGATACTGTTATGTTCTCACTCATTATTGACGAATGGGCCAAAAAATTGAGTATATTTGGGGAGATTTAGAAGGAAACTTAGAAAATTGTTCAATATCTGAAGTGCTGCTTATAAATTTCCTGGCAGCAATTTCAAGATTGTGTTACAAATGTAGATTTTGTGAACTAAAATACTTCAAATATACTTAAGatgctatttttttaaaaaaagtttcatATACTTATAATGTTATATTTGCATTTAGTTGCCATACCAAAAACCACTTGTGTGCAGATTCTCATGTCAGACTTAATTTTAAGCAGTAATTAAAATGGCATTTTTCACAATTACAAATGTGAAGTAGGACCATATTGAAGTATTTGGTATCTGGTTTAATTTGTCTGGTCCAGGCCTGCCTTTTGGAACACTGGCTGCTGCTGATTGGCCTGGCTATTAATATTTTTCCCTTGCAATTCAAAATATTGATATTCAAGGAGAGGATGGGGTTCTTTTTCAGAacatttttaaatgaaaaataaattttaatatcCATTTTAATGCAGTCTGAATAAGAATCTGCTGAAAGATAGTTAAGATTATTGATCATCCCGTCTTGTTTGATTAAATGTGGAATATGATGTTTTCAATAATTGAAGTGATAAATTATACTATACTAACTGACAAGTGGATCAGGTATCCATTGTTGTATTATTGTATTTTATATCATCTGTTCTGCAGCAGCAATATTGACATGTATTCTCTTGGTTAAGGGTTGTACATGGTTATCTTTAGATTAGTGGattatttactttgaattttcaagCAGTTTAGCAGATATCGTAAATGATACCTATTTGCATTAGCCATTTCAACTTTTAGGATTTCCGATGTCTTTTTAGAAAGCTCCAACGATCTTGTGTGAGCCAGTGCCTAGGAATTGTGATGCTTTCTGTTTATTTAATGAAAGCACTGATATTTAATGTCAGTTGAAGTATAGTTATTACTGGAGTCTATCACCAGGGGTAGAGTGACAGAGCACTTGAACAAGTCTGAGCTGATCAAAGATTTGCAAGGATTTGTGAAAGGTTAGATCATGTCCAACTAACAGATGAATCTTTTGAAGAGGTCAGTAACATGATGGGCATAGAAGTATCTATGCATTTCCCAAGGATATCTGATATGATAAAATTCTCATAGatagttttagatgtttcaga
Coding sequences within it:
- the arid2 gene encoding AT-rich interactive domain-containing protein 2 isoform X2, producing MKKMANPTGKLQPLEPRRKRLAFLEELRQFHQNRGTPFKKIPIVGGKELDLHALYTRVTSLGGFAKVTDKNKWSLITEELNFPKGCPNAAFALKQYYLRYLEAYEKVHHFGEDDDELSSGGQRGAVPVGGVPSSYSYQQHILSDYIRQSYGLNTEFVTVSIYNKLVLSLMSGLPNEVDFAINVCTLLSNESKHIMQLEKDPRITTILLAHAGVFDDTLGTLSSVFGTEWKEKSGRDFFQFWKDNIEDNEIRELIIFRNNGSQGVDIEMDVGKSLFHPSHKLGINDVEGQRVLQIAIILRNLSFEERNVKLLAAHRTCIRFLLLCSHCQYASLKQLGLDTLGNVAAELQLDPVDFKSTHLIFHTVTKCLFSCDKCLKIRGMEILGNLCRAEDNADLICEYVDQESYREIICHLTLPDMLLVISALEVLYMLTELGEVPCAKIVSVEKCVDMLVCLVSVDIQSFGSDTSTTFKLIEYQSSNHQVISEVRPQAMEHLQQAPIQTTPASAPRVGPAAVTLPGMEVDSEKFCCQWLSTHLESCLEGFVSRTDLYSEYLSVCSKLARGGILTSAGFNKCLRSLFPTHTIKRIEENNGQAQIHIVGIQRRATPLPMQPQYQQIQAVHSITPELTQSPHPSETVVSHFQRNPVANLSTAHPGSQMIYTFQQSVPAPNITSKIQDQTGLAQPHQNAAVTVVQSRTPVTSEAARCSLVQSSTVNTQTPASVPYSLMGSNIPQGTLIQNHATTTLTTTQPVTTSQQLLQHPHLLQQQLPGHQLSIPIVSSNQVNTSATTTVTVIQQAVSHSHSANISANTVIVSQGQLLPGTVTHPVQTSCHQPKTHNQQDNVLLASQHYSTTPSPAVVSGAAVQNFQVSTGQVVAITGVQSSPVPRMSFQTIAPKPTGVVPQHVQSTLMQQQPQQSVHMIVSQPASQGQNFAPAIHQILLTNPASVQAGQAIQLAGNASVTPSSSPSPLPANSNQVQMGLVTQPSTPQMQGPQTVSKMLSVKRQQQQLQQQQHPQKQFQVQLQSQQTGAASNQPPSGESSLIKQLLLPKRGPPTPGGKLILPAPQMPPPSPARAPGPQVVYQMTHGQATNIGVQAPAQQLVVGQQNVQLVQSPIHSQGAMQTVAIPHMQILPGQLISASNTATLLQGSTGNQVTITVVPNTTFATPAGSHCSGTQIIAPAGISIGGSQAGVGLQVQTPSPSVAPLSGQGKSSESETVFAGDKIICQKEEEAKDTTDLHLHERKIEIMENPSCAEGAAGTTNGGLKESDMQGAKLVNGKEHVSSRLPPSNSGIAQSQPMQCTLASNGPLTGVSQNVTNGKLNIDCAEVQEIKKDPLKLPMVNGICDFEKGDGSHLSKNIPNHRASKHMENGDIIAQEQLDSNQQNSAKSVQSTKMHNGPVSVGNSSASCTVVSNSVDQRISGANSGLSNGLMTAAMNSVVPQLPQCPSSAVSSVSNSTASLQTGPVAIHSVQLYQTPTTNGSSECHPLKRPADCKDNLSGIPNKVGVRIVTISDPNNAGCSSTMVAVPVGADSNSIAKVAMDSVTQQNQHPPVLAQGIVNQSSPSAVTSSTPPATVQQNSSQCLQTQIPSLQKNGELTRKPGQNFMCLWQACRRWFDSPSQVYYHAATEHGGKDVYPGACMWEACEQFPRQRFSFITHLQDKHCTKEALLTGLKKLEEQSHNGNNQSSNKQTPAGAASTPKAQKTIVNHPSAALVALRRGSRNLAFRDYMDEKESPITKHIRLTAALILKNVAKYSEYGRRLLKRHENQLSVLALSNMEASSTLAKCLFELVHLEQLQQPENKV
- the arid2 gene encoding AT-rich interactive domain-containing protein 2 isoform X1, which gives rise to MKKMANPTGKLQPLEPRRKRLAFLEELRQFHQNRGTPFKKIPIVGGKELDLHALYTRVTSLGGFAKVTDKNKWSLITEELNFPKGCPNAAFALKQYYLRYLEAYEKVHHFGEDDDELSSGGQRGAVPVGGVPSSYSYQQHILSDYIRQSYGLNTEFVTVSIYNKLVLSLMSGLPNEVDFAINVCTLLSNESKHIMQLEKDPRITTILLAHAGVFDDTLGTLSSVFGTEWKEKSGRDFFQFWKDNIEDNEIRELIIFRNNGSQGVDIEMDVGKSLFHPSHKLGINDVEGQRVLQIAIILRNLSFEERNVKLLAAHRTCIRFLLLCSHCQYASLKQLGLDTLGNVAAELQLDPVDFKSTHLIFHTVTKCLFSCDKCLKIRGMEILGNLCRAEDNADLICEYVDQESYREIICHLTLPDMLLVISALEVLYMLTELGEVPCAKIVSVEKCVDMLVCLVSVDIQSFGSDTSTTFKLIEYQSSNHQVISEVRPQAMEHLQQAPIQTTPASAPRVGPAAVTLPGMEVDSEKFCCQWLSTHLESCLEGFVSRTDLYSEYLSVCSKLARGGILTSAGFNKCLRSLFPTHTIKRIEENNGQAQIHIVGIQRRATPLPMQPQYQQIQAVHSITPELTQSPHPSAETVVSHFQRNPVANLSTAHPGSQMIYTFQQSVPAPNITSKIQDQTGLAQPHQNAAVTVVQSRTPVTSEAARCSLVQSSTVNTQTPASVPYSLMGSNIPQGTLIQNHATTTLTTTQPVTTSQQLLQHPHLLQQQLPGHQLSIPIVSSNQVNTSATTTVTVIQQAVSHSHSANISANTVIVSQGQLLPGTVTHPVQTSCHQPKTHNQQDNVLLASQHYSTTPSPAVVSGAAVQNFQVSTGQVVAITGVQSSPVPRMSFQTIAPKPTGVVPQHVQSTLMQQQPQQSVHMIVSQPASQGQNFAPAIHQILLTNPASVQAGQAIQLAGNASVTPSSSPSPLPANSNQVQMGLVTQPSTPQMQGPQTVSKMLSVKRQQQQLQQQQHPQKQFQVQLQSQQTGAASNQPPSGESSLIKQLLLPKRGPPTPGGKLILPAPQMPPPSPARAPGPQVVYQMTHGQATNIGVQAPAQQLVVGQQNVQLVQSPIHSQGAMQTVAIPHMQILPGQLISASNTATLLQGSTGNQVTITVVPNTTFATPAGSHCSGTQIIAPAGISIGGSQAGVGLQVQTPSPSVAPLSGQGKSSESETVFAGDKIICQKEEEAKDTTDLHLHERKIEIMENPSCAEGAAGTTNGGLKESDMQGAKLVNGKEHVSSRLPPSNSGIAQSQPMQCTLASNGPLTGVSQNVTNGKLNIDCAEVQEIKKDPLKLPMVNGICDFEKGDGSHLSKNIPNHRASKHMENGDIIAQEQLDSNQQNSAKSVQSTKMHNGPVSVGNSSASCTVVSNSVDQRISGANSGLSNGLMTAAMNSVVPQLPQCPSSAVSSVSNSTASLQTGPVAIHSVQLYQTPTTNGSSECHPLKRPADCKDNLSGIPNKVGVRIVTISDPNNAGCSSTMVAVPVGADSNSIAKVAMDSVTQQNQHPPVLAQGIVNQSSPSAVTSSTPPATVQQNSSQCLQTQIPSLQKNGELTRKPGQNFMCLWQACRRWFDSPSQVYYHAATEHGGKDVYPGACMWEACEQFPRQRFSFITHLQDKHCTKEALLTGLKKLEEQSHNGNNQSSNKQTPAGAASTPKAQKTIVNHPSAALVALRRGSRNLAFRDYMDEKESPITKHIRLTAALILKNVAKYSEYGRRLLKRHENQLSVLALSNMEASSTLAKCLFELVHLEQLQQPENKV